In one bacterium genomic region, the following are encoded:
- a CDS encoding YHYH protein, translating to MRILNRRLMYAVFFVAAFALFAAVGGCSCSDEDDDDTLGGDGGGGDDDDAGSGECDVEPICSAFSNDGSEGGFVSAEISNDGDYAIVTSNGFANYPMGPFDIGPGDVVEQDHEFWIPLDPTPQDTETPLGPVGVMTNGIPIFNPWDAVELAGCRNNAKFVRADSFDQYEGHPEQTGAYHHHTGGVFLAPGDTGYAFNADAHSPILAYAFDGFPVYGPYGYDDGNDAGSGIRVLTTCYELKAKRDCCLDEDMCGTDAQFEGTTLSLGAFLDDYEFDNGHYQGGQCDLNEYNMRFQKTPEYPDGVWAYVATIEDGKTVYPFLFGMTYYGDAWEDPDAGGPPGK from the coding sequence ATGCGTATTTTGAATCGGCGCTTGATGTACGCGGTGTTTTTTGTGGCGGCGTTCGCGCTTTTTGCCGCCGTGGGTGGATGTTCGTGCAGCGACGAGGACGACGATGACACGCTCGGCGGCGATGGCGGCGGCGGCGACGACGATGACGCGGGCAGCGGCGAATGCGACGTGGAGCCGATCTGCTCGGCCTTTTCGAACGACGGCAGCGAAGGCGGATTCGTGTCCGCGGAAATTTCGAACGACGGCGACTACGCGATCGTGACGTCAAACGGCTTCGCGAATTACCCGATGGGCCCGTTCGACATCGGCCCGGGCGACGTCGTCGAACAGGATCACGAATTCTGGATTCCGCTCGATCCGACGCCGCAGGACACCGAAACGCCGCTCGGCCCGGTCGGCGTGATGACCAACGGCATCCCGATCTTCAACCCGTGGGACGCCGTCGAGCTTGCCGGCTGCCGCAACAACGCCAAGTTCGTGCGCGCGGATTCCTTTGACCAATACGAAGGCCATCCGGAGCAGACGGGCGCGTATCATCACCATACGGGCGGCGTATTCCTTGCGCCCGGCGACACAGGTTATGCGTTCAACGCCGACGCGCACTCGCCGATCCTGGCGTACGCGTTCGACGGCTTCCCGGTTTACGGTCCTTACGGCTACGACGACGGCAACGACGCGGGCAGCGGCATTCGCGTGTTGACGACGTGTTATGAACTGAAAGCCAAGCGCGACTGCTGCCTGGACGAGGACATGTGCGGCACGGACGCGCAATTCGAGGGGACGACGCTTTCGCTCGGCGCGTTTCTCGATGACTACGAATTCGACAACGGCCACTACCAGGGCGGCCAGTGCGATCTGAACGAATACAACATGCGTTTCCAGAAGACGCCGGAATATCCCGACGGCGTGTGGGCGTACGTCGCCACGATCGAGGACGGCAAGACGGTCTATCCGTTCCTGTTCGGCATGACGTATTACGGCGACGCCTGGGAGGATCCGGACGCGGGAGGCCCGCCTGGGAAATAA